In Saccharothrix syringae, the following are encoded in one genomic region:
- a CDS encoding sigma-70 family RNA polymerase sigma factor gives MTVPKVLDREVGNEQTSTSAEMDLDAQGPAADLVRVYLNGIGKTALLTAAEEVELAKRIEAGVFAQHMLETKSGLTDVRRGELRALIRDGHVAKNHLLEANLRLVVSLAKRYTGRGMPLLDLIQEGNLGLIRAVEKFDYTKGFKFSTYATWWIRQAITRGMADQGRTIRLPVHLVEQVNKLARIKRDLHQQLGREATNEELAKESGLSPDKVSDLLDHARDPVSLDMPVGTEEDAPLGDFIEDSDATDAESAVISGLLQDDLRRVLATLEPREQAVIRLRYGLEDGQPRTLDQIGKQFGLSRERVRQIEREVMAKLRQGERAARLRAYAS, from the coding sequence ATGACCGTCCCGAAGGTCCTCGACCGAGAGGTCGGGAACGAGCAGACCAGCACCAGCGCCGAGATGGACCTCGACGCCCAGGGACCGGCCGCCGACCTCGTTCGGGTGTACCTGAACGGCATCGGCAAGACAGCGCTGCTGACCGCGGCCGAGGAAGTGGAACTCGCCAAGCGCATCGAAGCGGGGGTGTTCGCGCAGCACATGCTGGAGACCAAGTCCGGTCTGACCGATGTGCGCCGCGGCGAACTTCGTGCGCTGATCCGCGACGGCCACGTCGCGAAGAACCACCTGCTCGAAGCGAATCTGCGGTTGGTGGTATCGCTCGCCAAGCGGTACACCGGCCGCGGAATGCCGCTGTTGGACCTCATCCAGGAAGGGAACCTGGGTTTGATCCGCGCGGTGGAGAAGTTCGACTACACCAAGGGTTTCAAGTTCTCCACCTACGCCACGTGGTGGATCCGCCAGGCGATCACCCGCGGAATGGCGGACCAGGGCCGCACCATCCGGCTCCCGGTCCACCTGGTGGAGCAGGTCAACAAGCTGGCCCGGATCAAGCGCGACCTGCACCAGCAGCTCGGCCGCGAGGCGACCAACGAGGAGCTGGCCAAGGAGTCGGGCCTGTCGCCGGACAAGGTGTCCGACCTGCTCGACCACGCGCGCGACCCGGTGAGCCTGGACATGCCGGTCGGCACCGAGGAGGACGCCCCGCTGGGCGACTTCATCGAGGACTCCGACGCCACGGACGCGGAGAGCGCGGTCATCTCCGGCCTGCTGCAGGACGACCTGCGCCGGGTGCTGGCCACGCTGGAGCCGCGCGAGCAGGCGGTGATCCGGCTGCGCTACGGGCTGGAGGACGGGCAGCCGCGCACCCTGGACCAGATCGGCAAGCAGTTCGGGCTGTCGAGGGAGCGGGTGCGGCAGATCGAGCGGGAGGTCATGGCGAAGCTGCGGCAGGGTGAGCGGGCCGCCCGGCTGCGCGCCTACGCCAGCTGA
- a CDS encoding DUF3099 domain-containing protein produces the protein MTNPERDSTPVLITEAAPSYEEQHAARKRKYAIMMSARIPCLILAMVFHQTWWLALAFLLLSVPLPWMAVLIANDRPPRKAEKASRFVREHRAVEARPHQVIEG, from the coding sequence GTGACCAACCCCGAGCGCGACAGCACACCGGTGCTCATCACCGAGGCGGCTCCCTCCTACGAGGAGCAGCACGCCGCCCGCAAGCGCAAGTACGCGATCATGATGAGCGCGCGCATCCCGTGCCTCATCCTCGCCATGGTCTTCCACCAGACCTGGTGGCTGGCGCTCGCCTTCCTCCTGCTGTCCGTGCCGCTGCCCTGGATGGCCGTGCTGATCGCGAACGACCGGCCGCCCCGCAAGGCGGAGAAGGCCAGCCGCTTCGTCCGCGAGCACCGCGCCGTCGAGGCCCGCCCGCACCAGGTCATCGAGGGCTGA
- a CDS encoding DUF7782 domain-containing protein → MLPDLSVELTARLREAFRDAGYDADGVVEALGPQAHAALGRGEPEAARRASLDAGALGTLVRLFLLGDAEEEKDVRSALPGVDLEDAVRNEVLRGEGDRLRAGLDIRPYGDDEGSWWVVADLDSDQRGGPVPADHVLGVGHASISLARATSRRPVDTLLDLGTGCGVQALHASRHARRITATDLSERALALATGTFRLNEVEVELRRGEWFGPLRGRRFDQVVCNPPFVVGPPRVDYVYRDSGLGGDDASALVVRQMPSFLNEGGVGQLLASWLHRRGEDWADRVSSWLPRGGVDAWFVQRDVADPTLYVGTWLRDAGVDPRGDEGRAKAGAWLDWFAEHDVEGIGFGFVTLRRTDAAHAEVVCEDLRHAYDDPLGPESAAWLDRVAWLRERGNDDLLKTRFTVPASVLLEEVSSPSEEGWEAVVRRLHRTDGPGWQHELDEVAARLLAGFRGVLPLEDLITLLAYAEDLDADALAAAALPVVRELVRHGMVVPA, encoded by the coding sequence GTGCTCCCTGATCTTTCTGTTGAACTGACCGCTCGGTTGCGCGAGGCGTTCCGGGACGCCGGGTACGACGCGGACGGGGTGGTCGAGGCCCTGGGGCCGCAGGCCCACGCCGCGCTGGGGCGCGGTGAGCCCGAGGCCGCCCGGCGCGCGTCGCTCGACGCCGGGGCGCTCGGCACGCTGGTGCGGCTGTTCCTGCTCGGTGACGCCGAGGAGGAGAAGGACGTGCGGTCGGCGCTGCCGGGGGTGGACCTGGAGGACGCGGTCCGCAACGAGGTGCTGCGCGGCGAGGGCGACCGGTTGCGCGCGGGGCTGGACATCCGGCCCTACGGCGACGACGAGGGGTCCTGGTGGGTCGTCGCCGACCTGGACTCCGACCAGCGCGGCGGGCCCGTGCCCGCCGACCACGTGCTGGGCGTCGGCCACGCCTCGATCAGCCTGGCCCGCGCCACGTCGCGGCGGCCCGTGGACACCCTGCTCGACCTGGGCACGGGGTGCGGCGTCCAGGCCCTGCACGCGAGCCGCCACGCCCGGCGGATCACCGCCACCGACCTGTCCGAGCGGGCGCTGGCCCTGGCGACGGGCACGTTCCGGCTGAACGAGGTCGAGGTCGAGCTGCGCCGGGGCGAGTGGTTCGGGCCCCTGCGCGGGCGGCGGTTCGACCAGGTGGTGTGCAACCCGCCGTTCGTGGTGGGGCCCCCGCGCGTCGACTACGTCTACCGCGACTCCGGCCTGGGCGGCGACGACGCCAGCGCGCTCGTGGTGCGCCAGATGCCGTCGTTCCTCAACGAGGGCGGTGTCGGGCAGCTACTGGCGTCCTGGCTGCACCGCCGGGGCGAGGACTGGGCCGACCGGGTCTCCTCCTGGCTGCCGCGCGGCGGCGTGGACGCCTGGTTCGTGCAGCGCGACGTCGCCGACCCGACGCTGTACGTGGGCACCTGGCTGCGCGACGCGGGCGTGGACCCGCGCGGCGACGAGGGCCGCGCCAAGGCGGGCGCCTGGCTGGACTGGTTCGCCGAGCACGACGTCGAGGGCATCGGCTTCGGCTTCGTCACGCTGCGCCGCACCGACGCCGCGCACGCCGAGGTCGTCTGCGAGGACCTGCGCCACGCCTACGACGACCCGCTGGGCCCCGAGTCCGCCGCCTGGCTCGACCGCGTCGCGTGGCTGCGCGAGCGCGGCAACGACGACCTGCTCAAGACGCGGTTCACGGTGCCCGCCTCCGTGCTGCTCGAAGAGGTGTCCTCGCCGTCGGAGGAGGGCTGGGAGGCGGTCGTGCGCCGCCTGCACCGCACCGACGGGCCCGGGTGGCAGCACGAGCTGGACGAGGTCGCGGCGCGGCTGCTGGCCGGTTTCCGCGGCGTGCTGCCGCTGGAGGACCTGATCACCCTGCTGGCCTACGCCGAGGACCTGGACGCGGACGCGCTGGCCGCGGCGGCGCTGCCGGTGGTGCGCGAGCTGGTCCGGCACGGGATGGTCGTGCCCGCGTGA
- the dtd gene encoding D-aminoacyl-tRNA deacylase codes for MRAVVMRVTEASVTVEGEVVGTIDEPGLLVLLGVHADDTPDKAPLMARKLHELRVLRDEESCATTGAPLLVVSQFTLYGETRKGRRPSWTAAARPGHAAPLVEAVVSELRLRGARVQTGRFGAMMSVRSANDGPFTVLVEL; via the coding sequence GTGAGAGCTGTTGTGATGAGAGTCACAGAGGCGTCCGTGACGGTGGAGGGCGAGGTCGTCGGCACCATCGACGAGCCCGGGCTGTTGGTGCTGCTGGGGGTGCACGCCGACGACACTCCCGACAAGGCGCCGCTGATGGCGCGCAAGCTGCACGAACTGCGCGTGCTGCGGGACGAGGAGTCGTGCGCCACCACCGGCGCGCCGCTGCTCGTGGTGAGCCAGTTCACCCTCTACGGCGAGACGAGGAAGGGGCGGCGGCCGTCGTGGACGGCCGCCGCCCGGCCCGGGCACGCGGCGCCTTTGGTCGAAGCCGTGGTGTCCGAACTGCGCCTGAGGGGTGCTCGGGTTCAAACAGGACGGTTCGGCGCCATGATGTCCGTGCGCAGTGCGAACGACGGTCCGTTCACCGTGTTGGTGGAACTCTAA
- a CDS encoding PucR family transcriptional regulator: MVALDRLVDVLGSLGTHLSCAPRGRDVELRGVALHDPAEHTAAAPDDVLLGLGVPTPAAAARLVGGTAAAAVVLHGAPPLDERVAAAARRSGAAVLLVDPSVPWGQLANVAQTLVLGGQGAGDLFAVADAIAAVVGGPVTIEDQQSRVLAYSYRQQDVDPVRVQTILGRRVPEEARRALDSYGVFAHLARSDEPMFVPKLTDQLGGRLVAAVRAGRELLGSVWVEVDAAVDAVRHAALVDGARTAALHLLRARASADLERQAEADLVIEALDAGAPGSLARLGLPSTDLRVIAVQAHAGEGEHGAALLAFSRATAGFGWSRPGRSALFGNVLYTVLPCGDDPAAAVEWVRALVRELPAEAVVQAGVGGRADAGSLPASRAEADECLALSSGNPVVYDDSWSHVLLRRLAGVAEAGRLPTRGPVADLLDHDARHGTQYASTLRAWLAAQGDAREAARALAVHPNTLRYRMQRMAEVTPLPLDNPDQRLAMAIALAITPPP; this comes from the coding sequence GTGGTCGCCCTTGATCGGCTGGTGGACGTGCTCGGGAGCCTGGGCACGCACCTGAGCTGCGCGCCGCGCGGCCGGGACGTCGAGCTGCGCGGCGTGGCGCTGCACGACCCGGCCGAGCACACCGCGGCGGCGCCCGACGACGTGCTGCTCGGCCTCGGCGTGCCCACGCCCGCCGCGGCGGCGCGGCTGGTCGGCGGGACCGCGGCGGCGGCCGTCGTGCTGCACGGCGCGCCGCCGCTGGACGAGCGGGTCGCCGCGGCGGCGCGGCGGTCCGGGGCGGCGGTGCTGCTGGTGGACCCGTCGGTGCCGTGGGGGCAGCTGGCGAACGTGGCGCAGACGCTGGTGCTGGGCGGTCAGGGCGCGGGCGACCTGTTCGCGGTGGCCGACGCGATCGCGGCGGTGGTCGGCGGGCCGGTGACCATCGAGGACCAGCAGTCGCGGGTGCTGGCCTACTCGTACCGGCAGCAGGACGTGGACCCGGTGCGGGTGCAGACCATCCTGGGGCGGCGGGTGCCGGAGGAGGCGCGGCGGGCGCTGGACTCCTACGGCGTGTTCGCGCACCTGGCGCGGTCCGACGAGCCGATGTTCGTGCCGAAGCTCACCGACCAGCTCGGCGGGCGGCTGGTGGCGGCCGTGCGGGCGGGGCGGGAGCTGCTGGGGTCGGTGTGGGTGGAGGTCGACGCGGCGGTGGACGCGGTCCGGCACGCGGCCCTGGTGGACGGGGCGCGGACGGCGGCGCTGCACCTGCTGCGGGCGCGGGCGTCGGCGGACCTGGAGCGGCAGGCCGAGGCGGACCTGGTGATCGAGGCGCTGGACGCGGGCGCGCCGGGCAGCCTGGCGCGGCTGGGGCTGCCGTCGACCGACCTGCGGGTGATCGCGGTGCAGGCGCACGCCGGCGAGGGCGAGCACGGGGCGGCGCTGCTGGCGTTCTCCCGGGCCACGGCGGGGTTCGGCTGGTCGCGGCCCGGGCGGTCGGCGCTGTTCGGCAACGTGCTCTACACGGTGCTGCCGTGCGGTGACGACCCGGCGGCGGCGGTCGAGTGGGTCCGCGCCCTGGTCCGCGAGCTGCCGGCGGAGGCCGTGGTGCAGGCCGGGGTGGGCGGCCGGGCGGACGCCGGGTCGCTGCCCGCGTCCCGCGCCGAGGCCGACGAGTGCCTGGCCCTCTCGTCCGGCAACCCGGTCGTCTACGACGACTCGTGGTCGCACGTCCTGCTGCGGCGGCTGGCGGGCGTGGCCGAGGCGGGCCGCTTGCCCACCCGGGGCCCCGTGGCCGACCTCCTGGACCACGACGCCCGGCACGGCACCCAGTACGCCTCGACCCTCCGCGCCTGGCTGGCCGCCCAGGGCGACGCCCGCGAGGCCGCCCGCGCCCTGGCCGTGCACCCGAACACCCTCCGCTACCGCATGCAGCGCATGGCCGAAGTAACCCCCCTCCCCCTCGACAACCCAGACCAACGCCTGGCCATGGCCATCGCCCTGGCCATAACCCCACCCCCTTAA
- a CDS encoding aminoglycoside phosphotransferase family protein, whose product MVFSLTKRRLTADRLDALARRALGAPLAAHVELTEGMFNTAYRLTAADGREAVLKVAPPPDVPLLTYERDLMSTEALAFRLMAERGLPVPEVLLHEDGLLLMTALRGAPWHAAGLSGVERAALRRELGGVVRRLHGITGEVFGYVQGPNGATWREAFGNMVAAVLADARRFGVELPDVRPAFDGCADLLDEVTTPVLVHFDLWEANIFVADGHIEGIIDPERAFFGDPLAEIPSVALFSEPDEDYLAGYGVTGFSEAERTRIALYRAYLCLVMLVEGVPRGYSGPEREQHVAFFRAKLAEYLDL is encoded by the coding sequence GTGGTCTTCAGCCTCACCAAGCGCAGGCTCACCGCGGACCGGCTCGACGCGCTGGCCCGCCGGGCCCTCGGCGCGCCGCTGGCCGCGCACGTCGAGCTGACCGAGGGCATGTTCAACACCGCCTACCGGCTCACCGCCGCCGACGGCCGCGAGGCCGTGCTCAAGGTCGCGCCGCCGCCGGACGTGCCGCTGCTCACCTACGAGCGCGACCTGATGAGCACCGAGGCCCTGGCGTTCCGGCTGATGGCCGAGCGGGGGCTGCCCGTGCCGGAGGTGCTGCTGCACGAGGACGGGCTGCTGCTGATGACCGCGCTGCGGGGCGCGCCGTGGCACGCGGCCGGCCTGTCCGGGGTCGAGCGCGCGGCGCTGCGCCGGGAGCTGGGCGGGGTCGTGCGGCGCCTGCACGGGATCACCGGCGAGGTGTTCGGCTACGTCCAGGGGCCGAACGGGGCCACGTGGCGGGAGGCGTTCGGGAACATGGTCGCCGCGGTGCTCGCCGACGCCCGGCGGTTCGGGGTGGAGCTGCCGGACGTGCGACCCGCGTTCGACGGGTGCGCCGACCTGCTGGACGAGGTCACCACACCCGTTCTGGTGCACTTCGACCTGTGGGAAGCCAACATCTTCGTGGCTGACGGTCACATCGAGGGCATCATCGACCCGGAACGGGCGTTCTTCGGCGACCCGTTGGCGGAAATCCCGAGCGTGGCCCTGTTCAGCGAGCCGGACGAGGACTACCTGGCCGGGTACGGCGTGACCGGGTTCAGCGAGGCCGAGCGGACCAGGATCGCGCTCTACCGCGCCTACCTGTGCCTGGTGATGCTCGTCGAGGGGGTGCCGCGCGGGTACTCCGGGCCGGAGCGGGAGCAGCACGTGGCGTTCTTCCGGGCGAAGCTGGCCGAGTACCTGGACCTGTGA